From the genome of Pelobacter propionicus DSM 2379, one region includes:
- a CDS encoding RtcB family protein: MPVPPQLRQISETIWELPRSFRDGMLVPARFITSEKLLAGLESGVFEQTANVACLPGILKYSFCMPDGHWGYGFPIGGVAAMDSDSGVISPGGIGFDINCGMRLLLTNLTEEEVRPVIKELVDSLFSRIPTGVGCSGFIHCSRSEFRKLLTEGSRWCLKNGFAWPEDLELTEEGGCFEGADPGACSDKAVERGYDQVGTLGSGNHYCEIQVVRPENVFDNKTAAAFGLTIPNQVVISFHSGSRGFGHQVATDYLATFLRVMTGTYGIRTNDRELACAPFRSPDGQAYFAAMKCAVNMGFANRQMILHRIREVFSRVFNRSPQDLGMGMVYDVAHNTAKLETHEIDGEKREVLVHRKGATRCYGPAMAGIPARYQETGQPVIIGGSMETGSFLLAGESSAASTFFTTAHGSGRTMSRHQAKKMVKGQKLLGEMEQRGIHVRTSTYGGLAEEAGFAYKDMDEVASATEMAGLSRRVAKLLPMGNIKG; the protein is encoded by the coding sequence ATGCCCGTACCTCCCCAGCTTCGCCAGATATCAGAAACAATATGGGAACTGCCCCGCTCCTTTCGCGACGGCATGCTGGTGCCGGCGCGCTTTATCACGTCGGAGAAGCTCCTGGCCGGACTGGAGAGCGGCGTGTTCGAGCAGACCGCCAACGTGGCCTGCCTGCCGGGCATCCTTAAGTACTCCTTCTGCATGCCGGACGGCCACTGGGGCTACGGTTTCCCCATCGGAGGGGTGGCTGCCATGGATTCAGACAGCGGAGTCATCTCTCCCGGCGGTATCGGCTTCGACATCAACTGCGGCATGCGCCTGCTGCTCACCAACCTCACCGAAGAGGAGGTCAGGCCAGTTATCAAGGAGCTGGTGGACAGCCTGTTCAGCCGCATCCCCACCGGCGTCGGCTGCAGCGGCTTCATCCACTGTTCCCGCAGCGAGTTCCGCAAGCTGCTTACGGAGGGGTCACGCTGGTGCCTTAAAAACGGCTTTGCCTGGCCCGAAGACCTGGAGTTGACCGAAGAGGGGGGCTGCTTCGAGGGCGCCGACCCTGGGGCCTGCAGCGACAAGGCCGTCGAGCGTGGCTACGACCAGGTCGGCACCCTGGGAAGCGGGAATCACTACTGCGAGATCCAGGTGGTGCGGCCGGAGAATGTTTTCGACAACAAGACGGCGGCTGCCTTCGGCCTGACCATACCCAACCAGGTGGTGATCAGCTTCCACAGCGGCAGCCGCGGATTCGGCCACCAGGTGGCCACCGACTATCTTGCGACGTTCCTGCGGGTGATGACCGGCACATACGGCATCAGGACCAACGACCGCGAACTGGCCTGTGCTCCTTTCCGTTCCCCCGATGGACAGGCCTACTTTGCTGCCATGAAGTGCGCCGTCAACATGGGATTTGCCAACCGCCAGATGATACTGCACCGCATCCGCGAGGTATTCTCCCGCGTCTTCAACCGCTCTCCCCAGGATCTAGGCATGGGCATGGTCTACGATGTGGCCCACAACACCGCCAAGCTGGAAACCCATGAGATAGACGGCGAAAAGCGGGAGGTGCTGGTGCACCGCAAGGGGGCCACGCGCTGCTACGGCCCCGCCATGGCCGGAATACCCGCGCGCTACCAAGAGACGGGGCAGCCGGTGATCATCGGCGGCAGCATGGAGACCGGCTCCTTTCTCCTGGCCGGAGAGTCAAGCGCGGCATCCACCTTTTTCACCACGGCCCACGGCAGCGGCAGGACCATGAGTCGCCACCAGGCTAAGAAAATGGTAAAGGGGCAAAAGCTTCTGGGTGAGATGGAGCAGCGCGGCATCCACGTGCGCACCTCCACCTATGGAGGGCTGGCCGAGGAGGCAGGCTTCGCCTACAAGGATATGGACGAGGTTGCCTCGGCCACCGAGATGGCGGGGTTGAGCCGGAGAGTAGCCAAACTGCTCCCCATGGGGAACATCAAGGGGTAG
- a CDS encoding archease: MPFRFLEHIATADVAFESWGETLEELFVSSAAALLATMVHEPEQVLRSREVRIDLENEELDLLLFAFLNELVFLKDARGILLHGERVMITEQEGLLRLEALVRGERIDPSRHRFLVEVKAVTLHRLAVVNEGGQWRATVVLDV, translated from the coding sequence ATGCCGTTCCGTTTTCTGGAGCATATCGCCACGGCGGACGTGGCCTTCGAATCATGGGGAGAGACGCTGGAAGAGCTGTTCGTTTCCAGCGCCGCGGCCCTGTTGGCCACCATGGTTCATGAGCCGGAGCAGGTGCTGCGCAGCCGGGAGGTGCGCATCGACCTGGAGAACGAGGAACTGGACCTGCTGCTGTTCGCCTTCCTGAACGAATTGGTGTTTCTGAAGGACGCCCGGGGGATCCTGCTCCACGGGGAGCGTGTCATGATAACGGAGCAGGAAGGGCTCCTCCGCCTGGAGGCGCTGGTCAGGGGGGAGCGGATCGACCCCTCGCGCCACAGGTTTCTGGTGGAGGTGAAGGCGGTCACCCTGCATCGCTTGGCGGTCGTCAATGAAGGGGGGCAGTGGAGGGCAACCGTGGTGCTGGATGTGTAG
- a CDS encoding NADP-dependent glyceraldehyde-3-phosphate dehydrogenase — translation MVVDLHLMQQVVESLFPEEEQIPPQHRMPAPILQDRYLVGGELRRWDGPLQQVLSPVCLRTPDGPVPRTLGETPLLSEEAALEILDVAVKAYANGRGVWPTMSVGERIQCIQRFTRAMGEKHDEIVRLLMWEIGKSLDEAEREFKRALSYIRDTIEALKELDRVSSRFVIQQGIIGQIRRAPLGVVLCMGPYNFPLYETFTTLIPALVMGNTILLKPPRFGILLFQPLLEAFRDCFPPGVVNTVYGDGQAVVPPLLASGRVDVLGFIGTHRVADALRAIHPRPHRLRCVLGLDAKNPAIILQDADLELAVSECIKGSLTYNGQRCTALKILFVHRSIVNEFLRRMADAMALLKCGMPWEEGVTVTPLPEPEKPEHLNDLVRDARSHGAQVVNRGGGISSGSFFNPALLYPVTPAMRIHNEEQFGPLIPVVPFDDIREPIDYVVASNYGQQASIFGRSSDLLAQLVDALVNQVCRININSQCQRSPDSFPFNGRKNSAEGTQSVADALRIFSIRIVVAARETDANREIITNIVKERKSHFLSTDFML, via the coding sequence ATGGTAGTCGATCTCCATCTCATGCAGCAGGTCGTTGAATCCCTGTTCCCCGAAGAGGAGCAGATTCCTCCCCAGCACCGCATGCCTGCTCCGATCCTGCAGGACCGCTATCTTGTGGGCGGAGAGTTGCGCCGCTGGGATGGCCCCCTGCAACAGGTGCTGTCGCCGGTTTGCCTGCGCACCCCCGACGGCCCGGTTCCCCGCACCCTGGGGGAAACGCCCCTGCTCTCCGAAGAAGCGGCCCTGGAGATCCTGGATGTGGCGGTCAAGGCCTACGCCAACGGCCGCGGCGTCTGGCCGACCATGTCGGTGGGGGAGCGCATCCAGTGCATCCAGCGCTTTACCCGCGCCATGGGGGAAAAGCATGACGAAATCGTCAGGCTGCTCATGTGGGAAATCGGCAAGTCCCTGGATGAGGCGGAGCGTGAGTTCAAACGGGCACTCTCCTATATCCGCGACACCATCGAGGCGCTCAAGGAACTGGACCGGGTCTCGTCCCGCTTCGTTATCCAGCAGGGGATCATCGGCCAGATCCGCCGCGCCCCCCTGGGGGTGGTGCTCTGCATGGGGCCGTACAACTTCCCGCTCTATGAAACCTTCACCACCCTGATACCGGCCCTGGTCATGGGCAACACCATCCTGCTCAAGCCGCCCCGGTTCGGCATCCTGCTGTTTCAGCCGCTCCTGGAGGCGTTCCGCGACTGCTTCCCCCCAGGCGTGGTCAATACGGTCTACGGCGACGGCCAGGCGGTCGTTCCGCCGCTTTTGGCCTCGGGACGGGTGGATGTGCTCGGCTTCATCGGCACCCACCGGGTGGCCGATGCCCTGCGCGCCATCCACCCCCGTCCCCACCGCCTGCGCTGCGTGCTGGGGCTGGATGCCAAGAATCCGGCCATCATCCTGCAGGACGCCGATCTGGAGCTGGCGGTCTCGGAATGCATCAAGGGGAGCCTGACCTACAACGGCCAACGCTGCACCGCCCTGAAGATCCTCTTCGTGCACCGCTCCATCGTCAATGAGTTCCTCCGGCGCATGGCCGACGCCATGGCGCTTCTCAAGTGCGGCATGCCCTGGGAGGAGGGGGTCACCGTCACCCCCCTGCCCGAACCGGAAAAACCCGAGCACCTGAACGACCTGGTCCGGGACGCCCGCTCCCACGGAGCCCAGGTCGTCAACAGGGGCGGCGGGATCAGCAGCGGTTCCTTCTTCAATCCTGCGCTGCTCTATCCAGTCACCCCGGCCATGCGCATCCACAACGAGGAGCAGTTCGGTCCACTAATCCCGGTGGTCCCCTTCGACGACATCCGCGAGCCCATCGACTATGTGGTTGCCTCCAACTACGGACAGCAGGCCAGCATCTTCGGTCGCAGCAGCGACCTTTTGGCCCAACTGGTGGATGCCCTGGTCAACCAGGTCTGCCGCATCAACATCAACAGCCAGTGCCAGCGCAGCCCGGACAGCTTCCCCTTCAACGGCCGCAAGAACTCCGCCGAGGGGACCCAGTCCGTGGCCGACGCCCTGCGCATCTTCTCCATCCGCATCGTGGTGGCGGCCCGTGAGACCGACGCCAACCGGGAGATCATCACCAACATCGTCAAGGAACGCAAGTCCCACTTCCTCTCCACCGATTTCATGCTCTGA
- a CDS encoding Hsp70 family protein: MQIVFGIDFGTTNSALSVYRNGAVEMVALDGAGTAAALMRSVLYFNEENEIFAGQEAIRQYVDDGAGGRFMQSIKTFLPNSSFDGTEVFGRRYAIEDLVAIILKRIKAQGENHVGRSVDSVVLGRPVLFSSDPAKDSLAQRRLEKAARKAGFSRIWFQYEPVAAALTFEETLRSGEERVVFIGDFGGGTSDFSVIRVRGGDSGRSDRRGDVLSLGGVYIAGDSFDSQIMWDRVARHFGRYARYKTLGKDEWVSVPRSITHTLCQWHRIPLLRARATREHIRVIKGSTDDRRAIENLENIISDNYGFFLFQAIEKAKCELSGQERAMIRFSERDLCINEEIDRDGFEAINGENFQRIADCVDEVVSGSGLAPEQMDTVFLTGGTSRIPRIQSLFAQRFGKEKLEQRNAFTSVAHGLGSSVPLFA, encoded by the coding sequence ATGCAGATTGTTTTTGGCATCGATTTCGGGACAACCAACTCGGCGCTCTCGGTGTATCGCAACGGCGCGGTGGAAATGGTTGCCCTGGATGGCGCCGGAACGGCCGCTGCGCTGATGCGTTCGGTGCTCTATTTCAACGAGGAAAATGAGATTTTCGCCGGCCAGGAGGCCATTCGCCAGTATGTGGACGACGGGGCAGGGGGGCGTTTCATGCAATCCATCAAGACCTTTCTGCCCAACAGCAGCTTTGACGGTACCGAGGTGTTTGGCAGGCGCTATGCCATCGAGGACCTGGTGGCAATCATCCTCAAGAGGATCAAAGCCCAGGGGGAGAACCATGTGGGGCGGTCCGTGGACAGCGTGGTGCTGGGGCGGCCGGTTCTGTTCTCCTCGGATCCGGCCAAGGACAGTCTGGCCCAGCGGCGCCTGGAAAAGGCGGCCCGCAAGGCCGGCTTCTCCAGGATCTGGTTCCAGTACGAACCGGTGGCGGCGGCGCTGACTTTCGAGGAGACCCTGCGATCGGGGGAGGAACGGGTCGTGTTCATCGGCGACTTCGGCGGAGGCACCTCCGACTTCTCGGTCATCCGTGTGCGGGGTGGCGACTCCGGACGCTCCGACCGGCGCGGGGATGTGCTCTCTCTGGGCGGGGTCTACATTGCCGGCGACTCCTTCGATTCCCAGATCATGTGGGACCGGGTGGCCCGGCATTTCGGACGGTACGCCCGATACAAGACTTTGGGCAAGGACGAGTGGGTCTCCGTGCCCAGGAGCATCACCCACACCCTCTGCCAGTGGCATCGCATCCCGCTCCTGCGGGCACGGGCCACCAGGGAGCATATCAGGGTCATCAAGGGAAGCACCGATGATCGCCGGGCCATCGAAAATCTGGAGAACATTATCAGCGACAACTACGGCTTTTTCCTGTTCCAGGCCATCGAGAAGGCCAAGTGCGAGCTCTCCGGCCAGGAGCGGGCAATGATCCGTTTTTCGGAGCGCGACCTGTGTATCAACGAAGAGATCGACAGGGACGGGTTCGAGGCGATCAACGGGGAGAACTTCCAGCGCATAGCCGACTGCGTCGACGAGGTGGTTTCCGGTTCAGGGCTTGCCCCGGAGCAGATGGATACGGTGTTTCTGACCGGCGGCACGTCGCGCATTCCCCGTATCCAGTCCCTGTTCGCCCAGCGCTTCGGCAAGGAAAAACTGGAGCAGCGCAACGCGTTTACCAGCGTTGCCCATGGTCTCGGCTCCAGCGTTCCGTTGTTTGCCTGA
- the ylqF gene encoding ribosome biogenesis GTPase YlqF, giving the protein MTIRWYPGHMDKALEQMAETVRRIDVIIEVLDARLPSSSSNHLLEGIRRTKPCIKVLNKNDLADPAITKAWVRHFEAQAGVKALPLSARQLADAKKLIKLCQRLVPHRGKPGWPLRVMVFGIPNVGKSTLINTLAGRSLARVGDKPAITTCAQQIDLKNGIILSDTPGVLWPEMDDQVAAKRLAASGAIGSGAFDVVTVALFAAEYMMQRYPQTIRERYKLAELPDNPTTLLDAVGRRLGCLISGGTVDHNRAAEAFLRELRSGKLGRISFEEPCVSATQADEDASPPQLPSAGVPAVDEGEKLL; this is encoded by the coding sequence ATGACAATACGATGGTATCCCGGCCATATGGATAAGGCCCTGGAGCAGATGGCCGAGACGGTCCGCAGGATCGACGTTATTATCGAAGTGCTGGACGCACGTCTCCCCTCGTCCAGTTCAAATCATCTGCTGGAGGGGATCCGCCGCACAAAGCCGTGCATTAAGGTGCTGAACAAAAACGACCTGGCCGATCCGGCTATCACCAAGGCCTGGGTCCGCCATTTCGAGGCGCAGGCCGGGGTCAAGGCCCTGCCGCTGTCGGCGCGGCAACTGGCCGATGCCAAGAAGCTGATCAAGCTCTGCCAGCGGCTGGTGCCCCATCGCGGCAAGCCGGGCTGGCCGTTGCGGGTGATGGTGTTCGGAATTCCCAATGTGGGCAAATCGACCCTGATCAACACCCTGGCGGGAAGATCCCTGGCCAGGGTCGGCGACAAGCCTGCCATCACCACCTGCGCCCAGCAGATCGACCTGAAGAACGGTATCATCCTCTCCGACACTCCCGGGGTGCTCTGGCCGGAGATGGATGACCAGGTGGCCGCCAAACGTCTTGCAGCCAGCGGCGCCATCGGCTCCGGCGCCTTCGATGTGGTTACCGTGGCTCTTTTCGCGGCCGAGTACATGATGCAGCGCTATCCCCAGACCATAAGGGAACGCTACAAGCTGGCCGAGCTTCCGGATAACCCCACCACGCTGCTCGATGCTGTCGGCCGTCGCCTGGGATGCCTGATCAGTGGTGGAACTGTTGACCACAACCGCGCTGCGGAGGCGTTTCTGCGGGAATTGCGCTCCGGTAAGCTGGGCAGGATCAGCTTCGAGGAGCCGTGCGTCTCCGCTACCCAGGCGGACGAAGACGCCTCGCCTCCCCAACTGCCCTCCGCTGGCGTACCCGCTGTAGATGAGGGAGAGAAACTCCTGTAA
- a CDS encoding outer membrane beta-barrel protein, with translation MRTFQLYIVVVILGCTHLAGICTVFAEDGRSGFSLGFNSLTAERTDPGAEQFGQLVARYQVSSLGNFRPYLATGLGYSYQPDIKTDDSVRVRTGVAGQAGFRYLLGDKSSLTFDYKFLDLGSDESHDSGSSTPQSVGVGLEIKF, from the coding sequence ATGAGAACCTTTCAGCTTTACATAGTCGTGGTCATACTGGGGTGCACCCATCTTGCGGGGATATGCACCGTTTTCGCCGAGGACGGGCGGAGCGGCTTCTCGCTGGGGTTCAACAGCCTGACAGCGGAGCGGACCGATCCCGGTGCGGAGCAGTTCGGCCAGCTTGTGGCCAGATACCAGGTAAGCTCCCTGGGGAATTTCAGGCCGTATCTGGCGACCGGGTTGGGTTACAGCTATCAGCCCGACATCAAAACGGACGATTCGGTGCGAGTCAGGACCGGTGTGGCGGGGCAGGCAGGCTTCAGATATCTCTTGGGCGATAAGTCATCACTCACCTTCGACTACAAATTTCTCGATCTTGGATCGGACGAGTCACACGACAGTGGCTCGTCGACTCCCCAGTCCGTTGGCGTGGGTCTGGAGATCAAGTTCTGA
- the recC gene encoding exodeoxyribonuclease V subunit gamma yields MPLTICTSNRMENLVEALCDVLKTPLSSPFTPEILVVQSKGMQRWLAMKLAETFGVWANCTYPFPNKVVWELFMKAFPELPDTSRFSPEVMTWRIMGLLPAFLGRQEFTPLNHYLDGDGDGLKKFQLAGKIADTFDQYTLFRPNMLLDWEGGKGGDWQELLWRELATADNGQHRGRIKQDFIKLLAQGHAEKESLPERIMVFGISYLPSYHLDIFTEIAKHTTVSLFLLSPCRQYWGDIVSAKQMSRRPPEERAYLEEGNPLLASLGKLARDFSNMVVEAGSIATDDVDLYLDPGEGLLLEAIQSDILNLRGTEGGDSKRRISPQDRSVQIHACHSPMREIEVLHDNLLFLLEQEKGLTPRDIIVMTPDIETYSPYISMVFGGCQDPLKKIPFSIADRTLAKEGQIASVILKLLELPGSRLSVTRVFDILQSAPVSRRFDLDIQELETVRSWIEDTRIRWGADESHRSSLGLPHYRENSWRAGLDRLMLGYAMPEEGDFLFHGILPYDEMEGDATQALGKLAEFVARIERLARDLAAKRTLTEWRDAITTMLSDFAAADDDLAHELASINGVVQSLEDLGAKAGFSETVDLVVIRSWLASRLGEEEKGLGFLTGGVTFCAMLPMRSIPFRVVCLIGMNDAAFPRQSRPPGFDLIARNPQPGDRSLRDEDRYLFLECLLSARTHFYLSYVGQSVKDNSAIPPSVLVSEFLDAIGAGFTSGEMTLEQRLVTSHRLQAFSRSYFDATSGLFSYSAENCAALLDATQRSGEPALFITHPLKAAPEEMREVTLAQLVRFYANPAKYLLENRLKIRLEEVSTPLDDREPFAVEGLEAYGINQELLEKRLQGGSVHGLYATTRCRGILPPAQHGETVFADALAEVDNLVKKIGERTGGQPRLEAFFFHETIGDFKLSGSLDGIWKERKISYRCAKLKAKDEIRGWIEHLLLNAFAPEGYPRESLVIMKDGSTGFGPVEHPTEQLGALLDCYWQGLHLPLRFFPASSLEFASSGLLKNARKKWESGYMHTGEEADPHFRLCFEQDADPLNKEFEALALKLLAPLVRHRL; encoded by the coding sequence ATGCCCCTTACCATCTGCACCAGCAACAGGATGGAGAATCTCGTAGAGGCTCTTTGCGACGTTCTCAAGACGCCGCTCTCATCACCGTTCACCCCCGAGATCCTCGTTGTTCAGAGCAAGGGGATGCAACGCTGGCTTGCCATGAAACTGGCAGAAACGTTCGGCGTATGGGCCAACTGCACGTACCCCTTCCCCAACAAGGTGGTCTGGGAACTCTTTATGAAGGCTTTCCCCGAGCTGCCCGACACCTCGCGGTTCTCCCCCGAGGTAATGACCTGGAGAATCATGGGACTTCTCCCCGCTTTCCTCGGACGCCAGGAATTCACCCCGCTCAATCACTACCTGGACGGGGATGGGGACGGACTAAAAAAATTCCAGCTTGCGGGAAAGATCGCCGACACCTTTGACCAGTACACCCTGTTTCGACCCAACATGCTCCTTGACTGGGAAGGCGGCAAGGGGGGCGATTGGCAGGAACTCCTCTGGCGGGAGCTGGCAACCGCTGACAACGGGCAGCACCGAGGGCGAATCAAACAAGACTTCATCAAGCTGCTGGCCCAAGGCCACGCGGAAAAAGAGAGCCTACCTGAACGGATCATGGTCTTTGGCATCTCCTATCTCCCCAGCTATCATTTGGATATATTCACCGAGATCGCCAAACATACCACCGTCAGCCTCTTTCTCCTCAGCCCCTGTCGCCAGTATTGGGGGGACATCGTTTCAGCGAAGCAGATGTCCCGCCGCCCCCCCGAAGAGCGAGCCTACCTGGAGGAAGGAAATCCCCTGCTTGCCTCCCTGGGGAAACTGGCCAGAGACTTTTCCAATATGGTTGTCGAAGCAGGGAGCATCGCAACTGACGATGTGGATCTCTACCTGGATCCGGGCGAGGGGCTGCTTCTCGAGGCGATTCAGTCCGATATTCTCAACCTGCGCGGGACCGAAGGCGGCGACAGTAAACGACGAATATCCCCCCAGGACCGGTCGGTGCAGATCCACGCCTGCCACAGCCCCATGCGGGAGATCGAGGTCCTCCATGACAATCTGCTCTTCCTTTTGGAACAGGAGAAGGGGCTCACTCCCCGCGACATCATCGTGATGACACCCGACATTGAGACGTACTCACCCTATATCTCAATGGTTTTTGGAGGATGTCAGGACCCGCTGAAAAAGATCCCCTTTTCCATTGCCGACCGCACATTGGCCAAAGAGGGACAGATCGCCAGTGTCATCCTGAAACTGCTCGAGCTTCCGGGCAGCCGCCTTTCCGTTACCCGCGTGTTCGACATCCTCCAGTCCGCTCCGGTCAGTCGCCGCTTTGATCTGGATATACAGGAACTGGAGACGGTGCGCAGCTGGATTGAGGACACCCGGATCCGCTGGGGAGCGGATGAAAGCCACCGATCGAGCCTAGGCCTGCCACACTACCGCGAGAATTCATGGCGAGCCGGCCTGGACCGACTCATGCTCGGTTACGCCATGCCCGAGGAGGGGGATTTCCTTTTCCACGGAATACTGCCCTATGACGAGATGGAGGGGGACGCCACGCAGGCGCTTGGCAAGCTTGCCGAATTTGTCGCCAGGATCGAGCGTCTGGCCAGGGATCTCGCAGCCAAACGGACACTCACCGAGTGGCGCGATGCCATTACCACCATGCTCTCCGACTTCGCTGCCGCGGACGATGACCTGGCCCATGAACTGGCGAGCATAAACGGCGTCGTGCAGTCGCTTGAGGATCTGGGGGCAAAGGCCGGTTTCAGTGAAACAGTGGACCTGGTGGTGATCCGCTCCTGGCTTGCCTCCCGCCTTGGCGAGGAAGAGAAAGGGCTCGGCTTCCTGACCGGCGGGGTAACCTTCTGCGCCATGCTCCCCATGCGCAGCATCCCCTTTCGGGTGGTCTGCCTTATCGGCATGAACGACGCTGCATTCCCGCGCCAGAGCCGTCCGCCGGGGTTCGACCTGATTGCCCGCAACCCGCAGCCCGGCGACCGTTCGCTTCGTGACGAGGACCGCTATCTTTTCCTCGAGTGCCTGCTTTCTGCCCGTACACATTTCTACCTGAGCTACGTGGGACAGAGCGTCAAGGACAACAGCGCGATCCCTCCGTCGGTACTGGTCAGCGAATTTCTCGATGCCATCGGTGCCGGTTTCACGAGCGGGGAGATGACGCTGGAGCAGAGACTGGTGACAAGTCACCGCCTCCAGGCGTTCAGCAGGAGCTACTTTGACGCCACATCGGGCCTTTTCAGCTATTCAGCCGAGAACTGCGCGGCGCTCCTCGACGCCACCCAGCGGTCCGGGGAACCGGCGCTTTTCATTACCCACCCCCTGAAAGCCGCTCCCGAGGAAATGAGAGAGGTGACCCTTGCCCAGCTCGTGCGCTTCTACGCCAACCCGGCGAAGTACCTACTGGAAAACAGGTTGAAGATCAGGCTGGAAGAGGTGTCCACTCCACTGGATGATCGCGAGCCTTTCGCCGTCGAGGGACTGGAAGCCTACGGCATCAACCAGGAGTTGCTGGAAAAACGCCTGCAGGGAGGATCCGTCCATGGCCTCTACGCAACCACCCGTTGCCGTGGCATCCTGCCTCCGGCGCAGCACGGGGAGACGGTGTTTGCCGACGCTCTCGCGGAGGTGGACAACCTGGTCAAAAAGATTGGGGAGCGGACCGGCGGGCAACCGCGTCTGGAGGCTTTCTTTTTCCATGAGACGATAGGAGACTTCAAACTCTCCGGCAGCCTGGACGGCATCTGGAAGGAGCGGAAAATCTCCTACCGCTGCGCCAAACTGAAGGCCAAGGATGAAATCAGGGGCTGGATCGAGCATCTGCTTCTTAATGCATTCGCCCCGGAGGGATATCCCCGCGAGAGCCTTGTGATCATGAAAGACGGCAGCACGGGCTTTGGCCCGGTGGAGCATCCGACCGAGCAACTTGGCGCCCTCCTGGATTGCTACTGGCAGGGGCTGCACCTGCCGCTCAGGTTTTTCCCGGCTTCCTCACTGGAGTTTGCCTCAAGCGGCCTGCTGAAAAATGCACGCAAAAAATGGGAAAGCGGCTACATGCATACGGGCGAGGAAGCGGATCCCCATTTCCGGCTCTGTTTCGAGCAGGACGCAGATCCCCTCAACAAGGAGTTCGAGGCATTGGCGCTGAAACTGCTCGCCCCCCTGGTGCGGCACCGTCTATGA